In Scatophagus argus isolate fScaArg1 chromosome 5, fScaArg1.pri, whole genome shotgun sequence, a genomic segment contains:
- the arhgap32a gene encoding rho GTPase-activating protein 32 isoform X1 — MEAACVVAAVIENAASGPRGEPGSSDVLERDLTPSTDLGKDDALPQTTNSNPPEEKQLQEISTAMVRSDDITEHPAEPLLRSCVSTASMKVKNMKKLTFPRGHFPRLAECAHFHYETVDFGNVQLAFAEGQSEGLKAGLDSKELVFLIQITCQGRNWLIKRSYEDFRVLDKHVHLCIYDRRYSELTELPRYDTLKDTAESVTKMLATYLSRFSAIADNKINCGPVLTWMEIDNKGNHLLVSEEASINVPAIAAAHVTKRYTAQATDELTFEVGDIVSVIDMPPKEDTGWWRGKHGFQVGFFPCDCVELINDKIPPSVQSSVPKPVCKKHGKLVTFLRSFMKSRPPPQKLRQRGILRERVFGCDLGEHLHNSGHEVPQVVKSCADFIEKHGVVDGIYRLSGISSNIQKLRHEFDSEQIPDLTRDVFRQDIHSVGSLCKLYFRELPNPLLTYQLYDRFSEAVSAATDEERLVKIHNVIQQLPPPHYRTLEYLMRHLSHLATFSSITNMHTKNLAIVWAPNLLRSRQIESACFSGTAAFMEVRIQSVVVEFILNNTEALFSPKLNSIIRESTGNNTLSRPKSLLVCSPSTKLLSLEEAQARTQAQLGSPATTPCLTHSDYIEVGEGPGALLGKFHTVIELPMESSKRPPAKSKKSPVGNWLSFFHLGKSQSVSKRKLKRHPSEPNEIKSIALPGGRGDSGTLRSTKSEESLTSLHNVEGEPPSYCTRRPRSTSEAISAVCRDDLRNTRSIDNHRTHPLNDSRSGADRVRTPAYISPPHQEDDLDLCPPAAGISSLDFDPMSFQCSPPSATPGLQRNKDGNKWRKSAGCSSESEPISSPNNNISCSQSPDISPLLSKGGKKVTSKPLSPKLRKKSFKTQVDVQNTSASPPPLPSSSPPVEQCEAPLADGKAAKVPYQHCSPLSSASQASALTDLSQSAQNLPDPGTDRLMSSVSVLPPHPPLTSAARKLALALAESAQKASSVSQRKNNIPSHPLQREEAAPGLDRPPRPSVLDLKVYPQEYCGPHVSSVSQWQTSVADPVESHCCPHPVTHYPDTHFLPAHLSTEPLQVTDGQESVYNFTPNVSPLGSGSLDEGSAERSNRREEKELRDVTQAEPTCQSIGVSTPTQPVCSSQSPSTSPVYVNTDSINIFNFRAVLAEASMPASVEEVLPRPLQPSSSHHYSPDEDRPVGLVENVYSNHHHRHRHWPIQTGRMPAPHCPRPDALPHHLVRPKSMYRQSSESRYSTLGLRHPLSPQCRRYHRDEHLISGCHRQQSPWQRSEDRLVGHPAIRRARSFHAPQISHYELAGTEILPPDTMFYVEQTSSQEVPYQRLVQTGIQPVRPHYDNPRADYRYSPYSDVNPVDGSCYYVEPCQESGIRHSQSYTMRSTRDGGQSDYYNYSPRRIPPVNRELYIESRDTVVYQARDSEVFERVIYQPVKQESKSRHKNTCPAAFPPESPDSATDTRNRDIMHTRSKSDPGNGCLLSSNRTENLNSVLGTSPTSLRSQQADPEVTKQQYSHRLNVEPGSSRRIQIRQQPPLRKVPSLPERACPNLKNVEHNNRSHTRGHDQDRLMTSAVNSYSGAVKPGILRRPGRSQSTRENRHHYHQHSKSPLDPEHLGSFSTQPNRRTQSTKVRPTQYDHMEGYYALPKLKPTRSGKAAAGYLPGQGCMSPLGHRLLSKALGHEAFYHAAPRSEAGVYE, encoded by the exons ATGGAGGCTGCATGTGTGGTTGCCGCGGTGATTGAGAATGCTGCCTCAGGACCCCGGGGTGAACCAGGAAGTAGTGACGTCCTTGAGCG agaTTTAACACCATCTACTGACCTGGGCAAAGATGATGCCTTACCTCAAACCACCAACAGTAATCCTCCAGAAGAGAAACAGCTACAGGAGATATCCACTGCCATG GTGAGgagtgatgacatcacagagcACCCGGCCGAGCCCCTCCTGCGCTCCTGTGTCAGCACAGCTAGCATGAAGGTCAAGAACATGAAGAA GCTGACGTTCCCCAGAGGTCATTTCCCCAGGTTGGCAGAATGTGCCCATTTTCACTATGAGACTGTTGACTTTGGCAACGTCCAG CTGGCCTTCGCAGAGGGGCAGAGCGAAGGACTGAAAGCTGGTCTGGACTCCAAAGAGCTGGTCTTTCTCATCCAGATCACTTGCCAG ggTCGAAACTGGCTCATCAAGAGATCCTACGAAGACTTCCGGGTGCTCGACAAACACGTGCACTTGTGTATCTATGACCGTCGATACTCGGAGCTCACGGAGCTGCCAAGATACGACACATTAAAGGACACCGCTGAG TCAGTAACCAAGATGTTGGCCACCTACCTGTCCCGCTTTTCCGCCATCGCTGACAACAAGATCAACTGCGGTCCAGTGCTGACATGGATGGAG aTTGACAACAAAGGGAACCATCTGCTGGTGTCTGAGGAAGCCTCAATCAACGTCCCTGCCATCGCCGCTGCCCACGTCACCAAACGTTACACAGCCCAGGCTACAGACGAGCTGACCTTTGAG GTGGGGGACATTGTGTCCGTCATAGACATGCCTCCTAAAGAAGACACAGGCTGGTGGCGAGGGAAACACGGCTTTCAG GTTGGTTTCTTTCCCTGCGACTGTGTCGAGCTGATAAATGACAAGATTCCCCCCAGTGTTCAAAGCTCGGTGCCAaagccag TGTGTAAGAAGCACGGAAAGCTTGTAACGTTCCTGAGGAGTTTCATGAAATCTCGACCGCCGCCGCAGAAGCTGCGACAGCGCGGCATCCTCAGAGAGAGGGTGTTCGGCTGTGACCTGGGGGAACATCTCCACAACTCAGGACACGAAG TCCCACAGGTTGTTAAGAGCTGTGCTGACTTCATAGAGAAACACGGAGTCGTGGATGGGATCTACAGGCTGTCTGGGATCTCCTCCAACATCCAGAAACTGAG GCACGAGTTTGACTCCGAACAGATCCCTGACCTGACCAGAGACGTGTTCAGACAGGATATCCACTCAGTGGGCTCCCTCTGCAAGCTGTACTTCAGAGAGCTGCCCAACCCGCTGCTCACCTACCAGCTCTACGACAGATTCTCA GAGGCCGTGTCTGCAGCCACAGATGAGGAGAGGCTCGTCAAAATCCACAATGTCATCCAGCAGCTGCCTCCTCCGCATTACAG GACTCTGGAGTACCTCATGAGACACCTGTCCCACCTGGCCACCTTCAGCTCCATCACTAACATGCACACTAAAAACCTGGCTATTGTCTGGGCGCCAAACCTCCTCAG ATCCAGACAGATCGAGTCAGCCTGTTTTAGTGGCACAGCGGCGTTCATGGAGGTGCGTATCCAGTCGGTGGTGGTGGAGTTCATACTCAACAACACTGAGGCTCTCTTCAGCCCTAAACTCAATTCCATAATACGGGAAAGCACAG GTAACAACACCTTATCCAGACCTAAGTCTCTGCTGGTCTGCTCCCCATCCACAAAGTTATTGTCTCTGGAGGAGGCCCAGGCTCGCACTCAGGCACAGCTGGGCTCCCCTGCCACCACTCCCTGCCTCACCCACAGCGACTACATCGAGGTTGGGGAGGGACCCGGAGCTCTGCTCGGCAAGTTCCACACAGTCATCGAACTCCCGATGGAGAG CAGCAAGCGGCCCCCTGCTAAATCTAAGAAGTCTCCTGTGGGGAACTGGCTCTCCTTTTTCCACCTGGGCAAGTCCCAGTCTGTATCTAAACGTAAACTGAAGCGACACCCCAGCGAGCCTAACGAGATAAAGAGCATTGCACTGCCAG gaggaagaggagatagCGGCACCTTGCGCTCTACCAAAAGTGAGGAATCTCTCACCTCTTTGCATAATGTGGAAG GCGAACCTCCGAGTTACTGCACCCGCAGACCTCGTTCAACCAGTGAGGCCATTTCTGCTGTCTGTAGAGATGACTTGCGCAACACCAGAAGTATAGACAACCACAGAACTCACCCACTGAATGACAGTCGTAGTGGTGCCGATCGTGTCCGCACTCCAGCATATATTTCACCTCCGCACCAGGAGGACGATCTCGATCTTTGTCCACCAGCTGCGGGCATCTCTAGTTTGGACTTTGACCCCATGTCTTTTCAGTGCAGCCCGCCTTCAGCGACGCCTGGGCTGCAACGCAACAAAGATGGGAATAAATGGAGGAAGAGCGCGGGGTGTTCGAGTGAATCAGAGCCCATCTCTTCTCCTAACAACAATATTAGCTGCTCTCAGTCTCCAGATATTAGCCCGCTTCTCAGTAAAGGTGGGAAGAAGGTTACCTCTAAGCCACTCTCTCCTAAACTCAGGAAGAAATCTTTTAAGACTCAAGTAGATGTTCAGAATACGTCagcctctcctccacctcttccttcttcttctcccccagTGGAACAATGTGAAGCTCCATTGGCAGATGGAAAGGCGGCGAAAGTGCCCTACCAACACTGCAGTCCACTCAGCTCAGCAAGCCAGGCATCAGCCTTGACTGACCTCAGTCAGTCCGCCCAGAACCTGCCTGATCCAG GAACAGATAGACTTATGAGTTCAGTGTCTGTtctccctcctcaccctcccctGACGAGTGCTGCACGCAAGTTGGCTTTGGCTCTGGCTGAATCTGCCCAGAAGGCCAGCAGTGtctcacagagaaaaaacaacatcCCATCACACCCTCTCCAAAGAGAAGAAGCTGCTCCCGGCCTGGACAGACCACCCCGACCCTCTGTTCTTGATCTTAAAGTGTACCCCCAGGAGTACTGTGGCCCTCATGTTTCGTCTGTTTCCCAGTGGCAGACATCAGTAGCTGACCCAGTGGAGAGCCACTGCTGCCCTCATCCTGTTACCCATTACCCTGATACCCATTTCCTACCTGCCCACCTCAGCACAGAGCCGTTGCAGGTCACCGATGGACAGGAAAGCGTGTACAATTTCACACCTAATGTCAGCCCGCTCGGGTCGGGGAGCTTGGATGAAGGCAGTGCTGAGAGGAGCAAccgcagagaggaaaaagagctTAGAGATGTCACACAAGCAGAACCCACGTGTCAGAGCATTGGCGTTTCAACACCCACCCAGCCTGTGTGCTCCTCTCAGAGCCCGTCAACCTCTCCTGTGTATGTGAACACTGACTCTATCAATATATTTAATTTCCGTGCTGTTCTGGCAGAGGCCTCCATGCCTGCCTCAGTCGAAGAGGTCCTTCCACGTCCATTACAGCCCTCCTCCAGTCATCACTACAGCCCGGATGAGGACAGACCTGTAGGCCTGGTTGAGAATGTCTATAgtaatcatcatcatcgtcatcggCATTGGCCAATTCAAACAGGAAGAATGCCTGCACCTCACTGCCCTCGGCCCGATGCTCTGCCACATCACCTTGTGAGGCCAAAGAGTATGTACAGGCAATCCTCTGAAAGCCGCTACAGCACTTTAGGGTTAAGGCACCCTTTGTCACCTCAGTGCAGACGCTACCATAGAGATGAGCACCTTATCAGTGGCTGCCACAGGCAACAAAGCCCGTGGCAAAGGTCAGAAGACAGACTAGTCGGCCACCCAGCCATCCGTAGGGCTCGCTCCTTCCATGCCCCTCAGATTAGTCACTACGAGCTGGCAGGCACAGAAATCCTGCCCCCTGACACCATGTTTTATGTCGAGCAAACGTCAAGCCAGGAAGTGCCCTATCAAAGGCTGGTTCAGACGGGCATCCAGCCTGTTCGACCACACTATGACAACCCACGTGCTGACTATCGTTACAGCCCGTATTCTGATGTGAACCCAGTAGATGGTTCCTGCTATTATGTAGAGCCCTGCCAGGAAAGTGGGATCCGACACAGTCAGTCGTACACCATGCGTTCCACAAGGGATGGTGGACAATCAGATTACTACAACTACTCTCCACGCCGCATCCCTCCTGTGAACAGGGAGCTCTACATAGAAAGCAGGGACACTGTTGTTTACCAGGCTAGAGACTCAGAAGTTTTTGAAAGAGTCATATATCAACCAGTCAAGCAGGAGAGTAAGTCCAGACATAAAAATACATGTCCAGCTGCGTTTCCTCCCGAGAGCCCGGACTCGGCAACTGACACAAGAAACAGAGACATAATGCACACAAGAAGCAAGTCAGACCCTGGAAACGGCTGCCTTCTGTCcagcaacagaacagaaaatctAAATTCTGTGTTAGGTACGTCACCAACATCCCTGAGGTCTCAACAGGCCGACCCTGAGGTCACCAAGCAGCAGTATAGTCACCGGCTGAATGTTGAGCCAGGATCATCGAGGCGGATTCAGATCAGGCAGCAGCCACCACTTCGCAAAGTCCCCTCGCTTCCAGAAAGGGCCTGTCCCAACCTCAAGAACGTGGAGCACAATAACAGAAGCCATACGCGGGGTCATGACCAGGATCGATTAATGACCAGTGCTGTCAACAGCTACTCTGGTGCTGTGAAACCCGGCATCCTTCGGAGACCGGGGAGATCACAGAGCACCAGAGAAAATCGTCACCACTACCATCAGCATTCCAAATCCCCTCTGGATCCTGAACATCTGGGATCCTTTTCCACTCAGCCCAACAGAAGGACTCAGAGCACTAAAGTCAGGCCCACACAATATGACCACATGGAGGGGTATTATGCGCTGCCCAAACTTAAACCCACAAGATCTGGTAAAGCCGCGGCCGGATATTTGCCTGGCCAGGGTTGCATGTCTCCCCTCGGGCACAGACTGCTGTCCAAGGCTCTGGGTCATGAGGCTTTTTATCACGCTGCACCGAGATCAGAGGCCGGGGTGTACGAGTGA
- the arhgap32a gene encoding rho GTPase-activating protein 32 isoform X2 — protein sequence MEAACVVAAVIENAASGPRGEPGSSDVLERDLTPSTDLGKDDALPQTTNSNPPEEKQLQEISTAMVRSDDITEHPAEPLLRSCVSTASMKVKNMKKLTFPRGHFPRLAECAHFHYETVDFGNVQLAFAEGQSEGLKAGLDSKELVFLIQITCQGRNWLIKRSYEDFRVLDKHVHLCIYDRRYSELTELPRYDTLKDTAESVTKMLATYLSRFSAIADNKINCGPVLTWMEIDNKGNHLLVSEEASINVPAIAAAHVTKRYTAQATDELTFEVGDIVSVIDMPPKEDTGWWRGKHGFQVGFFPCDCVELINDKIPPSVQSSVPKPVCKKHGKLVTFLRSFMKSRPPPQKLRQRGILRERVFGCDLGEHLHNSGHEVPQVVKSCADFIEKHGVVDGIYRLSGISSNIQKLRHEFDSEQIPDLTRDVFRQDIHSVGSLCKLYFRELPNPLLTYQLYDRFSEAVSAATDEERLVKIHNVIQQLPPPHYRTLEYLMRHLSHLATFSSITNMHTKNLAIVWAPNLLRSRQIESACFSGTAAFMEVRIQSVVVEFILNNTEALFSPKLNSIIRESTGNNTLSRPKSLLVCSPSTKLLSLEEAQARTQAQLGSPATTPCLTHSDYIEVGEGPGALLGKFHTVIELPMESKRPPAKSKKSPVGNWLSFFHLGKSQSVSKRKLKRHPSEPNEIKSIALPGGRGDSGTLRSTKSEESLTSLHNVEGEPPSYCTRRPRSTSEAISAVCRDDLRNTRSIDNHRTHPLNDSRSGADRVRTPAYISPPHQEDDLDLCPPAAGISSLDFDPMSFQCSPPSATPGLQRNKDGNKWRKSAGCSSESEPISSPNNNISCSQSPDISPLLSKGGKKVTSKPLSPKLRKKSFKTQVDVQNTSASPPPLPSSSPPVEQCEAPLADGKAAKVPYQHCSPLSSASQASALTDLSQSAQNLPDPGTDRLMSSVSVLPPHPPLTSAARKLALALAESAQKASSVSQRKNNIPSHPLQREEAAPGLDRPPRPSVLDLKVYPQEYCGPHVSSVSQWQTSVADPVESHCCPHPVTHYPDTHFLPAHLSTEPLQVTDGQESVYNFTPNVSPLGSGSLDEGSAERSNRREEKELRDVTQAEPTCQSIGVSTPTQPVCSSQSPSTSPVYVNTDSINIFNFRAVLAEASMPASVEEVLPRPLQPSSSHHYSPDEDRPVGLVENVYSNHHHRHRHWPIQTGRMPAPHCPRPDALPHHLVRPKSMYRQSSESRYSTLGLRHPLSPQCRRYHRDEHLISGCHRQQSPWQRSEDRLVGHPAIRRARSFHAPQISHYELAGTEILPPDTMFYVEQTSSQEVPYQRLVQTGIQPVRPHYDNPRADYRYSPYSDVNPVDGSCYYVEPCQESGIRHSQSYTMRSTRDGGQSDYYNYSPRRIPPVNRELYIESRDTVVYQARDSEVFERVIYQPVKQESKSRHKNTCPAAFPPESPDSATDTRNRDIMHTRSKSDPGNGCLLSSNRTENLNSVLGTSPTSLRSQQADPEVTKQQYSHRLNVEPGSSRRIQIRQQPPLRKVPSLPERACPNLKNVEHNNRSHTRGHDQDRLMTSAVNSYSGAVKPGILRRPGRSQSTRENRHHYHQHSKSPLDPEHLGSFSTQPNRRTQSTKVRPTQYDHMEGYYALPKLKPTRSGKAAAGYLPGQGCMSPLGHRLLSKALGHEAFYHAAPRSEAGVYE from the exons ATGGAGGCTGCATGTGTGGTTGCCGCGGTGATTGAGAATGCTGCCTCAGGACCCCGGGGTGAACCAGGAAGTAGTGACGTCCTTGAGCG agaTTTAACACCATCTACTGACCTGGGCAAAGATGATGCCTTACCTCAAACCACCAACAGTAATCCTCCAGAAGAGAAACAGCTACAGGAGATATCCACTGCCATG GTGAGgagtgatgacatcacagagcACCCGGCCGAGCCCCTCCTGCGCTCCTGTGTCAGCACAGCTAGCATGAAGGTCAAGAACATGAAGAA GCTGACGTTCCCCAGAGGTCATTTCCCCAGGTTGGCAGAATGTGCCCATTTTCACTATGAGACTGTTGACTTTGGCAACGTCCAG CTGGCCTTCGCAGAGGGGCAGAGCGAAGGACTGAAAGCTGGTCTGGACTCCAAAGAGCTGGTCTTTCTCATCCAGATCACTTGCCAG ggTCGAAACTGGCTCATCAAGAGATCCTACGAAGACTTCCGGGTGCTCGACAAACACGTGCACTTGTGTATCTATGACCGTCGATACTCGGAGCTCACGGAGCTGCCAAGATACGACACATTAAAGGACACCGCTGAG TCAGTAACCAAGATGTTGGCCACCTACCTGTCCCGCTTTTCCGCCATCGCTGACAACAAGATCAACTGCGGTCCAGTGCTGACATGGATGGAG aTTGACAACAAAGGGAACCATCTGCTGGTGTCTGAGGAAGCCTCAATCAACGTCCCTGCCATCGCCGCTGCCCACGTCACCAAACGTTACACAGCCCAGGCTACAGACGAGCTGACCTTTGAG GTGGGGGACATTGTGTCCGTCATAGACATGCCTCCTAAAGAAGACACAGGCTGGTGGCGAGGGAAACACGGCTTTCAG GTTGGTTTCTTTCCCTGCGACTGTGTCGAGCTGATAAATGACAAGATTCCCCCCAGTGTTCAAAGCTCGGTGCCAaagccag TGTGTAAGAAGCACGGAAAGCTTGTAACGTTCCTGAGGAGTTTCATGAAATCTCGACCGCCGCCGCAGAAGCTGCGACAGCGCGGCATCCTCAGAGAGAGGGTGTTCGGCTGTGACCTGGGGGAACATCTCCACAACTCAGGACACGAAG TCCCACAGGTTGTTAAGAGCTGTGCTGACTTCATAGAGAAACACGGAGTCGTGGATGGGATCTACAGGCTGTCTGGGATCTCCTCCAACATCCAGAAACTGAG GCACGAGTTTGACTCCGAACAGATCCCTGACCTGACCAGAGACGTGTTCAGACAGGATATCCACTCAGTGGGCTCCCTCTGCAAGCTGTACTTCAGAGAGCTGCCCAACCCGCTGCTCACCTACCAGCTCTACGACAGATTCTCA GAGGCCGTGTCTGCAGCCACAGATGAGGAGAGGCTCGTCAAAATCCACAATGTCATCCAGCAGCTGCCTCCTCCGCATTACAG GACTCTGGAGTACCTCATGAGACACCTGTCCCACCTGGCCACCTTCAGCTCCATCACTAACATGCACACTAAAAACCTGGCTATTGTCTGGGCGCCAAACCTCCTCAG ATCCAGACAGATCGAGTCAGCCTGTTTTAGTGGCACAGCGGCGTTCATGGAGGTGCGTATCCAGTCGGTGGTGGTGGAGTTCATACTCAACAACACTGAGGCTCTCTTCAGCCCTAAACTCAATTCCATAATACGGGAAAGCACAG GTAACAACACCTTATCCAGACCTAAGTCTCTGCTGGTCTGCTCCCCATCCACAAAGTTATTGTCTCTGGAGGAGGCCCAGGCTCGCACTCAGGCACAGCTGGGCTCCCCTGCCACCACTCCCTGCCTCACCCACAGCGACTACATCGAGGTTGGGGAGGGACCCGGAGCTCTGCTCGGCAAGTTCCACACAGTCATCGAACTCCCGATGGAGAG CAAGCGGCCCCCTGCTAAATCTAAGAAGTCTCCTGTGGGGAACTGGCTCTCCTTTTTCCACCTGGGCAAGTCCCAGTCTGTATCTAAACGTAAACTGAAGCGACACCCCAGCGAGCCTAACGAGATAAAGAGCATTGCACTGCCAG gaggaagaggagatagCGGCACCTTGCGCTCTACCAAAAGTGAGGAATCTCTCACCTCTTTGCATAATGTGGAAG GCGAACCTCCGAGTTACTGCACCCGCAGACCTCGTTCAACCAGTGAGGCCATTTCTGCTGTCTGTAGAGATGACTTGCGCAACACCAGAAGTATAGACAACCACAGAACTCACCCACTGAATGACAGTCGTAGTGGTGCCGATCGTGTCCGCACTCCAGCATATATTTCACCTCCGCACCAGGAGGACGATCTCGATCTTTGTCCACCAGCTGCGGGCATCTCTAGTTTGGACTTTGACCCCATGTCTTTTCAGTGCAGCCCGCCTTCAGCGACGCCTGGGCTGCAACGCAACAAAGATGGGAATAAATGGAGGAAGAGCGCGGGGTGTTCGAGTGAATCAGAGCCCATCTCTTCTCCTAACAACAATATTAGCTGCTCTCAGTCTCCAGATATTAGCCCGCTTCTCAGTAAAGGTGGGAAGAAGGTTACCTCTAAGCCACTCTCTCCTAAACTCAGGAAGAAATCTTTTAAGACTCAAGTAGATGTTCAGAATACGTCagcctctcctccacctcttccttcttcttctcccccagTGGAACAATGTGAAGCTCCATTGGCAGATGGAAAGGCGGCGAAAGTGCCCTACCAACACTGCAGTCCACTCAGCTCAGCAAGCCAGGCATCAGCCTTGACTGACCTCAGTCAGTCCGCCCAGAACCTGCCTGATCCAG GAACAGATAGACTTATGAGTTCAGTGTCTGTtctccctcctcaccctcccctGACGAGTGCTGCACGCAAGTTGGCTTTGGCTCTGGCTGAATCTGCCCAGAAGGCCAGCAGTGtctcacagagaaaaaacaacatcCCATCACACCCTCTCCAAAGAGAAGAAGCTGCTCCCGGCCTGGACAGACCACCCCGACCCTCTGTTCTTGATCTTAAAGTGTACCCCCAGGAGTACTGTGGCCCTCATGTTTCGTCTGTTTCCCAGTGGCAGACATCAGTAGCTGACCCAGTGGAGAGCCACTGCTGCCCTCATCCTGTTACCCATTACCCTGATACCCATTTCCTACCTGCCCACCTCAGCACAGAGCCGTTGCAGGTCACCGATGGACAGGAAAGCGTGTACAATTTCACACCTAATGTCAGCCCGCTCGGGTCGGGGAGCTTGGATGAAGGCAGTGCTGAGAGGAGCAAccgcagagaggaaaaagagctTAGAGATGTCACACAAGCAGAACCCACGTGTCAGAGCATTGGCGTTTCAACACCCACCCAGCCTGTGTGCTCCTCTCAGAGCCCGTCAACCTCTCCTGTGTATGTGAACACTGACTCTATCAATATATTTAATTTCCGTGCTGTTCTGGCAGAGGCCTCCATGCCTGCCTCAGTCGAAGAGGTCCTTCCACGTCCATTACAGCCCTCCTCCAGTCATCACTACAGCCCGGATGAGGACAGACCTGTAGGCCTGGTTGAGAATGTCTATAgtaatcatcatcatcgtcatcggCATTGGCCAATTCAAACAGGAAGAATGCCTGCACCTCACTGCCCTCGGCCCGATGCTCTGCCACATCACCTTGTGAGGCCAAAGAGTATGTACAGGCAATCCTCTGAAAGCCGCTACAGCACTTTAGGGTTAAGGCACCCTTTGTCACCTCAGTGCAGACGCTACCATAGAGATGAGCACCTTATCAGTGGCTGCCACAGGCAACAAAGCCCGTGGCAAAGGTCAGAAGACAGACTAGTCGGCCACCCAGCCATCCGTAGGGCTCGCTCCTTCCATGCCCCTCAGATTAGTCACTACGAGCTGGCAGGCACAGAAATCCTGCCCCCTGACACCATGTTTTATGTCGAGCAAACGTCAAGCCAGGAAGTGCCCTATCAAAGGCTGGTTCAGACGGGCATCCAGCCTGTTCGACCACACTATGACAACCCACGTGCTGACTATCGTTACAGCCCGTATTCTGATGTGAACCCAGTAGATGGTTCCTGCTATTATGTAGAGCCCTGCCAGGAAAGTGGGATCCGACACAGTCAGTCGTACACCATGCGTTCCACAAGGGATGGTGGACAATCAGATTACTACAACTACTCTCCACGCCGCATCCCTCCTGTGAACAGGGAGCTCTACATAGAAAGCAGGGACACTGTTGTTTACCAGGCTAGAGACTCAGAAGTTTTTGAAAGAGTCATATATCAACCAGTCAAGCAGGAGAGTAAGTCCAGACATAAAAATACATGTCCAGCTGCGTTTCCTCCCGAGAGCCCGGACTCGGCAACTGACACAAGAAACAGAGACATAATGCACACAAGAAGCAAGTCAGACCCTGGAAACGGCTGCCTTCTGTCcagcaacagaacagaaaatctAAATTCTGTGTTAGGTACGTCACCAACATCCCTGAGGTCTCAACAGGCCGACCCTGAGGTCACCAAGCAGCAGTATAGTCACCGGCTGAATGTTGAGCCAGGATCATCGAGGCGGATTCAGATCAGGCAGCAGCCACCACTTCGCAAAGTCCCCTCGCTTCCAGAAAGGGCCTGTCCCAACCTCAAGAACGTGGAGCACAATAACAGAAGCCATACGCGGGGTCATGACCAGGATCGATTAATGACCAGTGCTGTCAACAGCTACTCTGGTGCTGTGAAACCCGGCATCCTTCGGAGACCGGGGAGATCACAGAGCACCAGAGAAAATCGTCACCACTACCATCAGCATTCCAAATCCCCTCTGGATCCTGAACATCTGGGATCCTTTTCCACTCAGCCCAACAGAAGGACTCAGAGCACTAAAGTCAGGCCCACACAATATGACCACATGGAGGGGTATTATGCGCTGCCCAAACTTAAACCCACAAGATCTGGTAAAGCCGCGGCCGGATATTTGCCTGGCCAGGGTTGCATGTCTCCCCTCGGGCACAGACTGCTGTCCAAGGCTCTGGGTCATGAGGCTTTTTATCACGCTGCACCGAGATCAGAGGCCGGGGTGTACGAGTGA